The Treponema primitia ZAS-1 genome window below encodes:
- a CDS encoding DVU_1553 family AMP-dependent CoA ligase, with the protein MRPGELTLTKRLLSLSALNAGAKVLDIGCGEGQTVDYLNGKGGVEAWGIDLKPGTGERAGERLITGRAETLPFGTASFDAVLFECSFSVIADPDAALSEAARVLKPDGLVYMADLYAPGETAEFPGLPWRIETWETLVARFTAAASNGVTRAGFRVSCFEDHSAELLSWWAGLLFEDGQNSNTNITLPKGFKAGYFLAVLEKEPFTPEGLAKYRKEKREEAVRRARENSPFYREHGGGFINADTIVEQGERMLCVPLGDVARIRTLQSSGSTGAPKRIWFTQGDMERTIAFFSRGMRPLVRQGGTCIAMLSKDTPGSVADLLRRGLERNGVNCVIQGVIQGPEAAETVRETSLQAAGSLCYVGLPAELFWLCRHAPDLHPETVLLSADYVSDSITKVLAEEWGCRVFTHYGMTETCYGLAVQCSAGNFVPCTQRGHHLRPEDYIVEIIDDSGAELPPGQEGEIVITSLKNEAMPLLRYRTGDIGSLITEPCPCGSLLPRLGKIRGRREYLKNRLNIHMLDDLLFALPDIKGYRAALDRDILRLTFEGGAANEKDLSEKLGIEVRVDYGTVLPYGGKRELEISG; encoded by the coding sequence ATGAGACCGGGGGAACTTACTTTAACAAAACGGCTCCTGAGCCTCTCTGCTCTGAACGCCGGCGCCAAGGTACTGGATATTGGCTGCGGTGAGGGGCAGACCGTGGACTACCTTAACGGAAAAGGCGGAGTTGAGGCCTGGGGTATTGACCTGAAACCCGGTACAGGTGAGCGCGCAGGCGAACGGCTAATCACCGGACGGGCGGAAACCCTGCCCTTCGGAACCGCCTCCTTTGACGCGGTCCTCTTTGAATGCAGCTTTTCGGTAATCGCCGATCCTGATGCGGCCTTGAGCGAGGCGGCGCGGGTGCTTAAGCCGGACGGCCTGGTATACATGGCGGATCTTTACGCCCCCGGTGAAACGGCGGAATTCCCCGGCCTCCCATGGCGGATCGAGACATGGGAAACTCTGGTCGCCCGTTTCACCGCCGCCGCTAGTAACGGAGTTACCCGCGCCGGTTTTCGGGTATCCTGCTTTGAGGACCACAGCGCAGAGTTGCTGTCCTGGTGGGCAGGCCTGTTGTTTGAAGATGGTCAAAACAGTAATACTAACATCACCCTGCCAAAGGGATTCAAGGCGGGTTACTTCCTGGCGGTATTGGAGAAGGAACCCTTTACACCGGAGGGCCTTGCAAAGTACCGGAAGGAAAAACGGGAGGAAGCGGTACGCCGGGCCCGGGAGAACAGCCCGTTTTACCGGGAACACGGAGGGGGGTTTATAAACGCGGACACCATTGTTGAGCAGGGGGAACGTATGCTCTGCGTACCCCTGGGAGATGTGGCCCGCATCCGTACCCTGCAAAGTTCCGGCAGTACCGGCGCTCCAAAACGGATTTGGTTTACCCAGGGGGACATGGAACGGACCATCGCCTTTTTCTCCCGGGGTATGCGCCCCCTGGTACGGCAGGGCGGAACCTGCATCGCCATGCTCTCCAAGGACACCCCCGGGAGTGTGGCGGATCTACTCCGCCGGGGACTTGAGCGGAACGGCGTCAATTGCGTAATACAAGGTGTAATACAGGGCCCGGAAGCGGCGGAGACCGTACGGGAAACTTCGCTGCAGGCTGCGGGATCCCTGTGCTACGTGGGGCTTCCTGCGGAACTCTTCTGGCTCTGCCGCCACGCTCCGGATCTGCACCCGGAAACGGTGCTCCTCTCCGCAGATTATGTGTCGGACAGTATTACAAAGGTCCTCGCAGAAGAATGGGGCTGCCGGGTCTTTACCCACTACGGTATGACCGAAACCTGCTACGGGTTGGCGGTACAGTGTAGTGCGGGGAATTTCGTTCCGTGCACCCAGAGAGGCCACCATCTGCGGCCGGAGGATTATATCGTGGAGATCATCGATGATAGCGGCGCGGAACTCCCGCCGGGACAGGAAGGCGAGATCGTCATCACCAGTCTTAAGAACGAGGCCATGCCCCTCCTGCGTTACCGTACTGGGGATATCGGAAGCCTGATCACCGAACCCTGCCCCTGCGGCAGCCTGCTGCCACGGCTGGGCAAAATCCGCGGCAGGCGGGAATACCTGAAAAACCGTTTGAACATACACATGCTGGATGACCTGCTCTTTGCCCTGCCGGATATCAAGGGCTATAGGGCGGCCCTGGACAGGGATATCCTTCGCTTAACCTTTGAGGGCGGCGCCGCGAACGAAAAAGACCTGTCGGAAAAACTTGGCATTGAAGTCAGGGTAGACTATGGAACAGTCCTGCCCTATGGCGGAAAGAGGGAACTGGAAATTAGCGGCTAG
- a CDS encoding molybdopterin-binding protein, with amino-acid sequence MKKLRVEDAVGQVLCHDMTRIVKGEMKGPQFRKGHIIRKEDIPMLLSMGKEQIYVWEKLPGMLHEDEAAEALALICRGDNIRQTGPTEGKIEFFAQEEGLFYFDTEKLNAINDITDLVVSTRHALSPVKAGDKLAGMKAVPLVIPEEKLNQAREAAGPVPLMSVLPYRLRSACVITTGSEVAKGLITDTFTPVIIAKLAGYGILVKKHIIVGDGMENVALAITEARAEKADLILCTGGMSVDPDDNTPGAIKQSGAEIITYGVPVTPGVMFLLGYYEDGSPILGVPGCVMYVATTIFDLILPRIAAGLRMTRRDFTRMGNGGLCLACPACHYPICPFGKVS; translated from the coding sequence ATGAAAAAATTGCGGGTAGAGGATGCGGTTGGGCAGGTGCTTTGTCACGACATGACCCGCATCGTAAAGGGTGAAATGAAGGGTCCCCAATTCCGCAAGGGACATATAATCCGGAAGGAGGACATCCCCATGCTCCTTTCCATGGGCAAGGAGCAGATCTATGTCTGGGAAAAACTACCCGGGATGCTCCATGAGGATGAAGCCGCAGAAGCCCTGGCCCTGATATGCCGGGGAGATAATATCCGGCAAACCGGCCCTACGGAAGGAAAAATCGAATTTTTTGCCCAAGAGGAAGGGCTCTTTTACTTCGACACAGAAAAACTGAACGCGATTAACGATATTACGGATCTGGTAGTTTCCACCCGTCATGCCCTTAGCCCGGTAAAGGCCGGGGATAAGCTCGCGGGTATGAAAGCGGTACCCCTGGTTATCCCGGAAGAAAAGTTGAACCAGGCCCGGGAAGCGGCCGGCCCCGTACCCCTGATGTCCGTACTCCCCTACCGCCTCCGGAGCGCCTGTGTGATCACCACCGGCAGCGAGGTGGCCAAGGGTCTTATCACCGATACCTTCACCCCGGTTATTATCGCTAAACTCGCCGGCTACGGGATCCTGGTAAAAAAACATATCATTGTCGGGGACGGCATGGAAAATGTTGCCCTGGCCATCACCGAAGCCCGGGCGGAAAAGGCGGACCTTATCCTCTGTACCGGCGGCATGAGCGTCGATCCCGACGACAATACCCCCGGGGCGATCAAACAGAGCGGGGCCGAAATAATCACCTACGGCGTTCCGGTTACCCCGGGTGTTATGTTTCTACTAGGTTACTATGAGGACGGCAGCCCCATCCTGGGGGTTCCGGGCTGTGTGATGTACGTGGCCACCACGATTTTCGATCTTATCCTGCCCCGCATCGCCGCAGGGCTGCGCATGACCCGCCGGGACTTTACCCGCATGGGTAACGGCGGCCTGTGCCTCGCCTGCCCGGCTTGCCACTATCCTATTTGTCCCTTTGGAAAGGTGTCGTAA
- a CDS encoding N-acyl homoserine lactonase family protein, with the protein MESYSIWLVEYGYCSQQPTSSVIYGKHNAGVMHLPFTFLVLKGNGHTIAVDTGYYDEGYGHDLTVKFGIDGMRPIEKSLADIGIRGEEFDTVIITHAHYDHMGGLKAFPNAHFYIQKKELLDWIEVLAMPKYFSGLSAAIDPNDVKRALDLIAKGQLTLVDGPVENLLPGISLVPSFNSHTYGLQLVTIQRRSDTPADRWVFTSDVCYSIENFGEPAGGSYPGPYQPVGFGVGSITEMVRALVTIQDLADHHLDRLIIPHDATMWKNFKSAVKSDGMHIAEIQLANNEKSRLI; encoded by the coding sequence ATGGAATCCTATTCGATTTGGTTGGTAGAATATGGCTACTGCAGCCAGCAGCCTACGTCCAGCGTAATTTATGGAAAGCACAATGCGGGGGTCATGCACCTTCCCTTTACGTTCCTGGTATTAAAGGGCAATGGCCACACTATTGCGGTGGATACCGGTTATTATGACGAGGGTTACGGTCATGACCTTACGGTAAAGTTTGGCATTGACGGTATGCGGCCCATCGAAAAATCCCTGGCGGACATTGGTATCCGGGGAGAAGAATTTGACACCGTGATAATCACCCATGCCCATTATGACCACATGGGGGGCTTAAAGGCGTTTCCCAATGCCCACTTCTATATTCAGAAAAAGGAACTCCTCGATTGGATTGAAGTATTGGCCATGCCAAAATACTTCTCGGGTCTCAGCGCAGCCATTGATCCCAATGATGTCAAACGAGCCCTGGATTTGATTGCCAAGGGCCAATTGACCCTGGTGGACGGGCCGGTAGAAAATCTGCTGCCCGGCATATCCCTGGTGCCGTCCTTTAACAGCCACACCTACGGCCTGCAGCTGGTAACCATTCAGCGAAGGTCCGATACTCCCGCAGACCGCTGGGTCTTTACCTCCGATGTCTGTTATTCGATTGAAAATTTCGGGGAGCCGGCTGGGGGCAGTTATCCCGGCCCTTATCAACCGGTAGGATTCGGGGTGGGCAGTATCACTGAAATGGTTCGGGCCCTGGTTACCATACAGGACCTTGCGGACCATCATCTGGATCGGCTTATCATTCCCCATGACGCAACGATGTGGAAAAATTTTAAATCCGCAGTCAAGAGCGACGGTATGCATATTGCGGAGATTCAGCTGGCAAACAACGAAAAATCCCGGCTTATATAG
- a CDS encoding ABC transporter permease yields MADIAQTKQTKRNSRRSAFLVVSKFGTIIGMVIMFLAFSIAVPRIFPTPLNMVNIVNQASLSAIIAGGLTMALIVGEMDLSIANLASFAGVLVTGLMVNYHLPMPLAIVVVLVVCILLGILNGIIITKLRVNAVVATLGTGSIIVGLNFAYARGVPIASGLPEAFQNLSIGKTLGIPNNILIMVAVLFLLWVFLNYTEWGVQLRATGGNSSAARLSGIRVDRVKMLGLSIGSFCAGITGILLASLIGSGTSAAADGYLMPAFAAVFLGSATLKDGDFHIVGTLIGVFFIAIGFNGLAIFGAPTYVQYFFRGGILIIAVGLSSIARIIATK; encoded by the coding sequence GAACCATAATCGGTATGGTCATCATGTTTCTGGCCTTTTCCATTGCGGTTCCCCGGATATTTCCTACCCCCCTTAACATGGTAAATATCGTCAACCAGGCATCGCTTTCGGCCATTATCGCCGGGGGTCTAACCATGGCCCTTATCGTTGGCGAAATGGATCTGAGTATCGCTAACCTGGCCAGTTTTGCCGGGGTTCTGGTGACGGGGCTCATGGTAAACTACCATTTGCCCATGCCCCTGGCCATAGTGGTAGTTTTGGTGGTATGTATACTCTTAGGAATACTGAACGGCATAATCATCACCAAACTGCGGGTTAACGCGGTGGTTGCTACCCTGGGGACCGGCAGTATTATTGTGGGTCTTAACTTCGCCTATGCCCGGGGGGTTCCCATCGCCTCCGGCCTTCCCGAGGCGTTTCAGAATCTGTCCATCGGCAAAACCCTGGGGATTCCGAATAACATCCTTATCATGGTGGCGGTACTTTTTCTGCTCTGGGTTTTTCTCAATTATACCGAGTGGGGGGTACAGCTCCGGGCGACCGGGGGGAATTCCTCTGCCGCCCGTTTGTCCGGTATCCGGGTAGACCGGGTTAAGATGCTGGGTCTTTCCATCGGTTCCTTCTGCGCCGGTATCACCGGCATACTCCTGGCGTCCCTCATCGGATCCGGAACCTCCGCTGCCGCCGACGGTTACCTTATGCCGGCCTTTGCCGCAGTATTCCTGGGTTCCGCCACCCTGAAGGACGGGGATTTTCATATTGTGGGGACCCTCATTGGGGTGTTCTTTATTGCCATCGGGTTTAACGGTCTGGCAATTTTCGGCGCCCCCACCTATGTGCAGTACTTTTTCCGGGGCGGTATATTAATTATCGCCGTGGGTTTAAGTTCAATAGCCCGTATTATCGCTACTAAATAA